GGCACCACTTCCTCCGGACCTTGTTCAAGTTCCTCGGGATCCACCGGCAGGGCTTTCGGCACTTCCATGGCACCTTCTTCCTCCCGCGCGGCCGCGTCACCATCCAGATCCAGCGGCTCGACCGGCTGGGCCTTCAGCACGCCATCCTTGGACTCCTTCTTGCCCTCTCCGTCCTTCGGCGCGTCTTCAGCACCTTCCTCGCCCTCCTTCGCAGCCGGCTCGCCGGTTTCCTCGACGATCTGCACGGCCTTTGGTGCCGGGGCGATGATCTCTTTGAATTCTTCCTTCAGCGGTTCGAAGAACGCGCTGACCACCGGCGCGGCATTCTTGCCACCGCTCGGGTTCTCACCCGGACGGCCTTCATAGACCGCGGCAAAAGCGAAACGCGGCTCGTCATACGGCAGGAAGCCGCCGAACCACGCCAGGTTCGCGCTGGAATTCCACTGCGCTGTACCGGTCTTGCCGCAGAGCTCGGCGAAGCTCACGCCTGCCGAGCGTCCCGTGCCGTGATCCACCACATCGCGCATGCCTTCACGCACCACGCGGATCGCGTCCTCTTTCACCCCGAGCCAATTCCGTCGCTCGGGAGTCGCCTGCTTGATCACTCGGCCGTAGGGATCCTGAACCTGCATCACCAGATGCAGCTTCGGCAGCACGCCACCGTTTGCGATCCCTGCCATGGCCTGCGCCACTTGCAGCGGGGTGACTTCCAGCGAACCCTGGCCGATCGAAAGGTTGAAATCGTCACCGTCTTTGAAGCGGCGGTGGTGGACGCGCATCATCCACTCGTTGGTTGGCACCAGGCCGGGATTCTCACCCTTCAGCGGCAGCCCAGTCAGCTGGCCGAAGCCGAATTGCCGGGCCACGCCCAGGAAGGCCGGGGCACCGATCTTCATGCCCACCTGCCCGAACCAAATGTTGTTCGAGGTCGCAAGCGCCTGCTTCACGTTGATCGAGCCCGCCGCGCGCTTGTTGTGGTTGTGGAACGTGTGACCGCCCAGCGTGATCGCGCCAGCGCAATAGATCTCGGTGTTCTCATCCACCTCGCCGTTGTTCAGCGCGGTGAGCGCCACGATCGGCTTGAAGCTCGATCCCGGCGGATAGGCGGATTGGAAGGCCCGGCCCACCATCGGCTTGCCGGGGTCCTCATTCAACGCCTTGAAATCCTTGTCGGAGATTCCGGGAACGAAGCCGTTCAGGTCGAAGGACGGGCGCGAGGCCATCACCAGCACCTCGCCGGTGTTCACGTCGATCAGCACGAAGGCACCGCGGCGCACCTTGTCGCGCAGCACATCCTCCGCGTGATCCTGCCATGCCTTGTTCAGCGTGGTCACCAAGGCTCCGCCGGGGCGCGGCCGCTTCACCTGCTCCTTCAGCAGCTCGCGGCCGTTCTCATCATAGAGCATCCGCTTCATGCCCGGTTGCCCGGTGAGTTCGGTGTTGAAGATCGCTTCCAGGCCGGCACGGCCCTCCTGCTCCTCCCACATCGGCTCATTGAAATTGATCGGGCCGGTCGGTAGCTTCCCGACACTTCCGGTGTAGCCGATGATGTGCGCGGCCAAGCTCTTGCCCGGATAAAATCGCTGGTAAACCGGATGCAGGATCAGTCCCTTGCTCAACTGCGGTTCGATCTTCTTGCGTCCAGCTTCATCCAGATGCGAGCTGATCAGCAGCGGCAGCCAACGTCGGTTTTGATAGTGGTCCCACAGCTCGTCATCCGTCGGCTCCGAGGCCTCCGGGATCAAGGTCTTCGCCTTGGCGATGCGGGTGCGGCCCCATTCGATCACGAACGCGCGGTCCGCCTTTTCAAACTGCTCGTATTGGATCCCGAGTTGCCAAGCCACCCGGCTCTGCGCGAAGGCCGCGCCGCTGCGATCTAGGATGGGCCCGCGCGGTGCCGGAATCGATTGCGTGATCGTCCGGGCATCCTTGCGCGTGAAGATCGACGCGTTGTTCGGCGAAATGTCCGGCGCAGCTGTTTGCGGAATCGAAGCGAGGTCCTGCCCCGCGGAAACGGAGACCACGAGGGCTCCGGAGAGTAGCTTGGCGATCGGTCTTCTCACAGGCAGGATTTATGGAATCTAGGCGGCTTCCGGTCATATAGCAACGCTCAATCCCAGCCCGAATTTTGCCAATCCGCAGGGTCTTCCCCGATGCTTTTGACGATCTCCGCGGGCAGGAAAATGAACTCGTCCTCCCGCTTCACCGTCGGATCCAGGTGAAATTTCACCATTTTTCGCTCCCAGCGGCCCCCGGATTTCACGGAAAGATCGGCGAAAACCTCCAGGGCCCCGTCTTCCCGCGGCTTCACCTGTAGGAGGCCGGGGATCTCGTAGACCGCCCGGCTCCTCCCCGGTTCGTCCTTCACCATCCGGAAATCCGCCGTCCCCTGCAGCTTTTCTGCCGGATACCATTCGTCCTGTTTGCTCAGCGCCGTTTTTGTCCGCAGGCGGTGAATCATTAGCGACTCCTGCTTTCCCGGCTCCCCGTTCGCCTCGATCCGCCAGCGGAAGGGGCCGTCGAGCGTCGCCATCCCTCCGGACACCACCATCGCGCTCATCACGAAGCTTCCGCCCGCATTCCCCTCCGGCTTCACCCGCAACGCCACCTGCGCCCCGTTCACCGCCCCCCCGCCGGAACTCCCATAAGTGTGCTTCTTCGCCACGATGGCGGCGCAGCCGGGCAGCAGTGAAACGAGGAGGGGAGCAAGGAAGGGTCGGAGTGGGATCGGCACGACATGTTTGGACCCTAATCCGGGCTGTCCGGCAAGACACACCATGCTTGGCAGCCTTGCCCGGGCACCAGGCGGGACAAGCTCCCCTCGCAGGGAGACTCCGGCCGATCGTTCGCCGAGCAAGCCCGGCACCATCCCATCCCTGCCACCCTTATTTATAATTGTCGTGTTATGAACTTCCTCTCGTGGTGGATTATTACAATATGCTAATACTGTATTGTTTTCGTTTCCGAGTTAACAGAATATTTCCTTGCATGAAAGCATGGAATTGATCTACGGATCCAGGTGGTAAATCCAGTGAGCCTGCAATTGGCATATCAGGCTGCCGTCCTCCCTTACTTGTCTCTTTTTTCCTTCCCGGGAACCGTTTTCCCCGCCGCAAGCCTGCGTCCGGTTTCCGGAATGTCGCATCCTTGAATCATCACCGACATGTCAGCCGAATCGCACCAAACAACCCTCGATTTCTGGTTCGATTTTGACAACCAGACCCTGTACCAGCGAACCCCGGAAGTCCAAGCCTCGATCGATGCTTCCTACGGCCGCCTGGGTTTGGATCTAGATGGCCTGGTGGATGAGTTCCGCACTTCATTCGCATCCTCCGCTCATCCGGAGCGCTTCGCGGAACGGATCGCGGACGGCGCGGAGGGATTCCGCGCGCTGGCCGATCTGCAGATGGCGATCATTCGCAGCCATTTTCCGGACGGGACTAACGGAGCTCGCCAGACCGCCTTCGAGAAGTTCGGGGAAGGCGTTCTTTATGATGAGAGGAGGATCGTTTTCACGGATCATGTCATCCATATGATGGACGGAAGCCCCACCACATGGGTGGGCTATCACCGCTGGCATGCCTTCGTGCGCGCGGCTATCCTGTCCGGCGGGGACGCGGCCTCCTGGCAGGAAGTTCTGGGTTGGATCGCGCTGGCTTGGGCGATTCAGAGCGAGACCGACCCCATGGTAGATAATCCAAGCAACCCGGGAATCCCCGCCGGACGCCTCGGGGAGCTCCGCGCGCGCTGGCTTGGTGCGGATGAAGGATTCATCGATGCCGCCTTTGTCCACTTCCGCGGGCCTGCTCCCACGGAGGCAGACCTTCCCTCTCCCGCCCGCGCCGGCATCGCCACGGTGGCGGGAGAAGAACAGGAAATCTCTCCCTACCTGCGGGTCCAGCAAATCCTCAATGATGCCGCCGGTACCGGCCGCCCCAACCATGGCGGAAAGCGGCGCTTCTGGAATCTACCCCACGCGGAGTTCATGGCGCTGGGACCGGTCTACGGCGTGCAGCTCATCGCTCCGCCAGGCCCCGATCGCGGGGCCCGCTCCGGCCTCGTCCTCGCCCTGAAAGGTGAACCTCCCTTCGGCCCTGGCGGTTTTCCCCGCATGCCGCTGAACCGCCCGCCGGTCACACCGGAAAATATCCAGTTCATCCAGGACTGGATCGATTGCGATTGCCCGGAATGACCTGACTCATCCGCCCCCGAAATAACTCATCCTCCTCCTCCTCCTCATGAAACGAATCCCCCCGCTTGGTATCATTG
This portion of the Luteolibacter luteus genome encodes:
- a CDS encoding penicillin-binding transpeptidase domain-containing protein, with product MRRPIAKLLSGALVVSVSAGQDLASIPQTAAPDISPNNASIFTRKDARTITQSIPAPRGPILDRSGAAFAQSRVAWQLGIQYEQFEKADRAFVIEWGRTRIAKAKTLIPEASEPTDDELWDHYQNRRWLPLLISSHLDEAGRKKIEPQLSKGLILHPVYQRFYPGKSLAAHIIGYTGSVGKLPTGPINFNEPMWEEQEGRAGLEAIFNTELTGQPGMKRMLYDENGRELLKEQVKRPRPGGALVTTLNKAWQDHAEDVLRDKVRRGAFVLIDVNTGEVLVMASRPSFDLNGFVPGISDKDFKALNEDPGKPMVGRAFQSAYPPGSSFKPIVALTALNNGEVDENTEIYCAGAITLGGHTFHNHNKRAAGSINVKQALATSNNIWFGQVGMKIGAPAFLGVARQFGFGQLTGLPLKGENPGLVPTNEWMMRVHHRRFKDGDDFNLSIGQGSLEVTPLQVAQAMAGIANGGVLPKLHLVMQVQDPYGRVIKQATPERRNWLGVKEDAIRVVREGMRDVVDHGTGRSAGVSFAELCGKTGTAQWNSSANLAWFGGFLPYDEPRFAFAAVYEGRPGENPSGGKNAAPVVSAFFEPLKEEFKEIIAPAPKAVQIVEETGEPAAKEGEEGAEDAPKDGEGKKESKDGVLKAQPVEPLDLDGDAAAREEEGAMEVPKALPVDPEELEQGPEEVVPPDSTELPED